In the Budorcas taxicolor isolate Tak-1 chromosome 1, Takin1.1, whole genome shotgun sequence genome, ATTAGGGTATAGATGGGGTTTTGCCATGGGACTGGGCGACATATCCCCATTGGAGTCACATGTCTTTCCCTGAGCCAATACCTTGTTCGGGGGGTGCCATATCATGGCTAGGGCTGGGTTTTTGTGCCTGGAGTATGATATGAAAGGTTAGGATCTTACCCAAACCACATGTCCTGAGAGTTGGGGAAGGTAGCTTCCTAAAGAAAACTCAGGGTGTTCTTAGCAGAAGCGGACTCATTTGCTAACagcaaaaacaaccaaaaaaagccTTTAGTTGCCTCTAAGGCTTCCTCTCATTAATTCCACAGTGTCTTGAAGCACCTATTCTGTGCCAAGCTAATACCAGCAGAGcagcctactatgtgccaagtccTGTGCTTACCCCCTCACTTTACCTAGAGAACTAGCCCTCCTGAGGACCAGAGGGTACTTAGGGGTCTCccagctcttctgtccctggtaCCTCAGGTTCCCCTCAGTACCAAGGCTGAATGATCCAGTTACCCTCATTGAGGAGGATGGCATAAGAGAGCAGATTTTCTGCCTGGAAAAAGCAGAATAGGACCTGGCTGACTCCAAAGCCTACACTCCAACGTCCTCAGTCTGCACTCAAGGCTATGGCTGCTCTGGGCCTCTACCCCAGGCACCCCCAGCATTTCCACAGCACAGCCTCCAGCCTCAAGCTGGCAGCTGCTAGGACCCAGGGGGCCGGTGCCAGGCCCTGCCCCTCCCTTGCCAGCTCTGTGTGTCTCCAAAGGGCAGCATCAGAGTGACAGCCGGTACCATCTCCAGCAGGGGCTGAGTCGCTGGTGTGGAAGAGAGAGCCACAGTCCCCGCCTTGCACCCTTCCATGGGGCCAGGCAAGCCCCCAGAAGGATGGCAGCCCGGGCGCCTGAGCCAGCGCCTGGGCAGCCTGTGAGGTGAGAGGCCAGAGGAGCGAGGGATGGATGGTGGGCGATGGGAATGAAGGTAATGGGGGACGGGGAGGGGAaagctccatctctctctctctgcctcccagcaCAGGGCGAAGCCTAAGCGCTCGAATGGCCAACGCCACAGGGCTGAGCGCCCCAGAAGTCGCAGCCTCGATGGGATTGATCCTGGCGGCTCTCGTGGAGGCGGCGGCACTGCTGGGCAACGGCGCGCTGCTGGTGCTGGTGTCGCGCACGCCGGGACTGCGCGACGCTCTCTACCTCGTGCACCTGTGCGTCGTGGACCTGCTGGCGGCCGCCTCCATCATGCCGCTGGGCCTGCTGGCCGCTCCGCCGCCGGGGCTGGGCCGCGTGCGCCTGGGCCCCGCACCCTGCCGCGCGGCGCGCTTCCTCTCGGCGGCGCTGCTGCCCGCCTGCACGCTCGGCGTGGCGGCGCTCGGCCTGGCGCGCTACCGCCTCATAGTTCATCCGCTGCGGCCCGGCGCGCGGCCTCCGCCCAGCCTAGTGCTCACGGCCGTGTGGGCGGCCGCCGGGCTGCTGGGCGCGCTCTCCTTGCTCGGGCCGCCGCCCGCAccgcccccggccccggctcGCTGCTCGGTCCTGGCGGGGGGCCTCGGGCCCTTCCGGCCGCTCTGGGCGCTGCTGGCCTTCGCGCTGCCCGCCCTCCTGCTGCTCGGCGCCTACGGCAGCATCTTCCTCGTGGCGCGCCGGGCCGCCCTGCGGCCCCCACGACCCGCACGCGGGTCCCGGGCGCGCTCCGACTCTCTGGACAGTCGCCTCTCCATCTTGCCGCCCCTCCGGCCTCGCCCGCCCTGGGGCAAAGCAGCCCTGGCTCCGGCGCTGGCCGTGGGCCAGTTCG is a window encoding:
- the GPR62 gene encoding G-protein coupled receptor 62, yielding MANATGLSAPEVAASMGLILAALVEAAALLGNGALLVLVSRTPGLRDALYLVHLCVVDLLAAASIMPLGLLAAPPPGLGRVRLGPAPCRAARFLSAALLPACTLGVAALGLARYRLIVHPLRPGARPPPSLVLTAVWAAAGLLGALSLLGPPPAPPPAPARCSVLAGGLGPFRPLWALLAFALPALLLLGAYGSIFLVARRAALRPPRPARGSRARSDSLDSRLSILPPLRPRPPWGKAALAPALAVGQFAACWLPYGCACLAPAAQAAAAEAAVTWIAYSAFAAHPFLYGLLQRPVRRTLGRLARRALPRSPRACTSRAWHPRALLRHLQRPPEGPALGPSEAPDQGRDLTERESLSMSEAT